The Flaviramulus sp. BrNp1-15 genome has a window encoding:
- a CDS encoding glycoside hydrolase family 11 protein, with product MKNNYNGKLINLAIDRSSKLVSCVCIKQARGKTNFLKTSIKALLSFAFLFMSFNEMTAQTICNNETGSQGGYTYEYWKDQGTGCMDLGSGGTFTTDWNNINNLLARKGLRPGSMNQTVTYGANYQPNGNSYLCVYGWTTSPLVEYYIVDSWGSWRPPGGTPKGTVTTDGGTYDIYETTRTQQPSIEGTQTFQQYWSVRTSKRTSGTISVGNHFAAWENAGMNMGNLYEVSFCVEGYQSSGTCDVYEMTMGTSSGSGGSGGSGGSGGGDQGSGNITVRARGVAGGESINVLVGGTVQDTFILGTSYANYSVSGSGNVQVEFTNDGGDRDVQVDYITVDGTTYQAEDQETNTGVYQNDSCGGSYSETMHCNGYIEFAVGNGGGICDPSTITHYVSINDGSWDGMTSISVNEGDKVEIGPQPENGGSWSWTGPNGYSNSSRVVTINSASASNEGTYSATYTNDCGAASTSSIALSVNASSGGGNNGSGNITVRARGVVGDEIINVQVNGSTVDTFTLGTSYSDYSVSGSGTVRVEFTNDGGDRDVQVDYITIDGTTYQAEDQETNTAVYQDGSCGGSYSEMMHCGGYIEFGGSNSGGNTGGGNTGGGNTGGSCSGAQTWTSSGVYPTAGTQVVYNGNIYENRWYSSGQNPEQNSGQWQVWVLVGPCNSSTKASNSKKVEITSEQKDIQFAIYPSPSPDGKFQILSVNKIENVKIYDMNGRLIKHIQSGEKSIERLELKVNSGMYIANFVTKNGDKIIKRLIVK from the coding sequence ATGAAAAACAATTACAATGGAAAACTTATCAATCTGGCAATTGATAGGTCTTCAAAACTTGTTTCTTGTGTTTGCATTAAGCAAGCAAGAGGGAAAACAAACTTTTTAAAAACAAGTATTAAAGCGCTTCTGTCTTTTGCTTTTTTATTCATGAGTTTTAATGAAATGACAGCTCAGACAATCTGTAATAACGAAACAGGTAGTCAAGGTGGTTATACCTATGAGTATTGGAAAGATCAAGGTACAGGATGTATGGATCTTGGTTCTGGAGGAACATTTACAACAGATTGGAACAATATTAATAATCTGTTGGCGCGAAAGGGTTTAAGACCGGGTTCAATGAATCAAACCGTAACCTATGGTGCAAACTATCAACCTAATGGAAATTCATATTTATGTGTTTATGGATGGACAACCAGTCCATTAGTAGAATACTATATTGTAGATAGCTGGGGAAGCTGGAGACCACCAGGAGGAACTCCTAAAGGTACTGTAACTACCGATGGGGGAACTTACGATATTTATGAAACAACAAGAACACAGCAACCTTCAATAGAGGGTACACAAACCTTTCAACAGTATTGGAGTGTTCGTACTTCAAAAAGAACCAGCGGAACAATATCAGTAGGGAACCACTTTGCAGCATGGGAGAACGCAGGCATGAATATGGGTAATCTATATGAAGTTTCTTTTTGTGTAGAAGGCTATCAAAGTAGTGGAACATGCGATGTTTATGAAATGACAATGGGAACTAGTAGTGGAAGTGGAGGTTCTGGAGGATCAGGAGGTTCTGGTGGTGGAGATCAAGGTAGTGGAAACATAACAGTTAGAGCTCGTGGTGTAGCAGGTGGCGAAAGCATAAATGTTTTAGTAGGAGGAACTGTTCAAGATACATTTATATTAGGAACAAGTTATGCTAACTATTCAGTATCAGGTTCAGGAAATGTACAAGTAGAATTTACCAATGATGGAGGAGATAGAGATGTTCAGGTAGACTATATTACTGTAGATGGTACAACGTATCAAGCCGAAGATCAAGAAACCAATACAGGGGTTTATCAAAACGATTCTTGTGGAGGTTCCTATAGTGAAACTATGCATTGTAATGGTTACATAGAGTTTGCAGTTGGTAATGGAGGCGGAATTTGTGATCCTTCAACAATAACTCATTATGTTAGTATAAATGATGGTTCTTGGGATGGCATGACAAGTATTTCTGTAAATGAAGGCGATAAAGTAGAAATTGGTCCTCAACCAGAAAATGGTGGTTCATGGAGTTGGACAGGTCCCAACGGATATTCAAATTCATCAAGAGTAGTTACAATTAATAGTGCTTCTGCTTCAAATGAAGGAACTTATTCAGCAACTTATACAAACGATTGTGGAGCAGCTTCAACAAGTTCAATTGCACTTTCAGTAAATGCATCTAGCGGCGGAGGAAATAATGGAAGCGGAAATATAACCGTTAGAGCCAGAGGTGTTGTAGGAGACGAAATAATCAATGTACAAGTAAATGGTTCTACAGTAGATACATTTACTTTAGGTACTAGTTATTCTGATTATTCTGTATCAGGTTCTGGAACTGTTCGTGTTGAGTTTACAAACGATGGTGGCGATAGAGATGTGCAAGTAGATTATATTACAATAGACGGTACAACGTATCAAGCTGAAGACCAAGAAACCAATACAGCTGTATATCAAGATGGAAGTTGTGGTGGCTCTTATAGCGAAATGATGCATTGTGGGGGTTATATAGAATTTGGAGGTTCTAATTCTGGTGGAAACACAGGCGGTGGAAATACTGGAGGCGGAAACACGGGAGGAAGTTGTTCAGGTGCTCAAACTTGGACTTCCTCAGGGGTATATCCAACTGCTGGAACACAAGTGGTTTACAATGGGAATATATATGAAAATAGATGGTATTCTAGCGGTCAAAACCCTGAGCAAAACTCTGGTCAATGGCAAGTATGGGTATTAGTTGGTCCTTGTAATTCTTCCACAAAAGCAAGTAATTCTAAAAAAGTTGAAATTACTTCGGAGCAGAAAGATATTCAATTTGCGATTTATCCATCACCTTCACCAGATGGTAAATTCCAAATCTTATCCGTTAACAAAATTGAAAATGTAAAAATCTATGATATGAATGGAAGATTGATTAAGCATATTCAATCTGGAGAGAAATCAATTGAGAGACTTGAACTTAAAGTTAATTCTGGAATGTATATAGCTAATTTTGTTACCAAAAATGGAGACAAAATTATAAAGAGACTTATTGTTAAATAA
- a CDS encoding dienelactone hydrolase family protein, giving the protein MKPLKKEDISQEVFDLYDYYAHNKIDRRQFVEKLSIYAVGGITVSSLLSFISPDYIKTLMVKPDDERLKSEYINYESPKGGGTIKGLLSMPDKTTTKLPGIIVVHENRGLNPYIEDVGRRAALEGFISLAPDALSPLGGYPGNDDDGRALQRQRDRNEMLEDFIAAFEYLSTHENCNGNIGVVGFCFGGWISNMMAVRVPYLKAAVPFYGGQPSAEDAAKIKAPLLLQFAELDTRVNAGWPDYEKALKANNVEYTAHFYEGVNHGFHNNTTPRYDEKAATLAWERTIAFFKEKLK; this is encoded by the coding sequence ATGAAACCACTAAAAAAAGAAGATATAAGTCAAGAAGTATTTGATTTGTATGACTATTACGCCCACAATAAAATTGACAGACGCCAATTTGTAGAGAAATTATCAATATATGCTGTTGGTGGAATTACTGTTTCATCTTTACTAAGTTTTATCTCCCCAGATTACATAAAGACTCTGATGGTAAAACCAGATGATGAACGCCTAAAATCTGAATATATAAATTATGAATCACCCAAAGGTGGAGGTACTATAAAAGGATTATTATCAATGCCTGATAAAACTACCACTAAATTACCCGGAATAATTGTTGTACATGAAAACCGTGGACTAAACCCATATATTGAAGATGTTGGAAGACGTGCAGCCCTTGAGGGTTTCATTTCTTTAGCACCAGATGCATTATCACCTTTAGGTGGCTATCCTGGAAACGATGATGATGGCAGAGCATTACAACGTCAGCGAGATAGAAACGAGATGCTTGAAGATTTTATTGCTGCGTTTGAGTATTTAAGTACTCATGAAAATTGTAACGGTAATATTGGAGTTGTTGGTTTTTGTTTTGGTGGTTGGATATCTAACATGATGGCTGTAAGAGTACCATATTTAAAAGCTGCAGTACCGTTTTATGGTGGGCAACCATCTGCTGAAGATGCTGCAAAAATAAAAGCACCATTACTACTACAATTTGCAGAATTAGATACACGTGTTAATGCCGGTTGGCCAGATTATGAAAAGGCTCTTAAGGCAAATAATGTAGAATATACGGCTCACTTTTACGAAGGCGTCAATCATGGATTTCATAATAATACAACACCTAGATATGACGAAAAAGCAGCTACTTTAGCTTGGGAAAGAACTATAGCTTTTTTTAAAGAAAAGTTGAAATAG
- the radC gene encoding DNA repair protein RadC: MTEKTPSFSIKNWSQDDQPREKLLYKGKAALSDAELVAILIGSGNRDESAVALCKRILASVDNNLSELGKLSIKQLMEFKGIGEAKAITIAAALELGRRRRGEEALEKKKITSSKSVFELMQPIIGELEHEEFWIIYLNNSNKVIQKNQLSKGGITGTLVDVRLVLKNALEVGATGLILAHNHPSGTLKPSEADKQITNKLKTAAQSLDIKVLDHLIITEKAYFSFADETLL; the protein is encoded by the coding sequence ATGACAGAAAAAACACCTTCGTTTTCAATAAAAAACTGGAGTCAAGACGATCAACCTCGCGAAAAATTACTTTATAAAGGAAAAGCGGCTTTAAGTGATGCCGAATTAGTAGCTATTTTAATAGGTTCGGGAAATAGAGATGAAAGTGCTGTGGCACTATGCAAACGTATTTTAGCAAGTGTAGATAATAATTTAAGTGAATTAGGAAAGTTATCTATTAAACAACTCATGGAGTTTAAGGGTATTGGTGAAGCAAAAGCTATTACTATTGCAGCAGCTTTAGAATTAGGAAGGAGAAGGCGAGGAGAAGAAGCTTTAGAAAAGAAGAAAATAACATCCAGTAAATCAGTTTTTGAACTCATGCAACCCATTATTGGTGAACTAGAGCATGAAGAATTCTGGATAATTTACTTAAATAATTCCAATAAAGTCATTCAAAAAAATCAATTAAGTAAAGGAGGTATAACAGGCACTTTAGTAGATGTGCGATTGGTATTAAAAAATGCCCTTGAGGTTGGTGCGACAGGTTTAATACTAGCCCATAATCATCCTTCGGGAACATTAAAACCAAGTGAAGCCGATAAACAGATTACAAATAAATTAAAAACAGCGGCACAAAGTTTAGATATAAAAGTACTTGATCACTTGATTATAACAGAAAAAGCATACTTTAGTTTTGCAGATGAAACCTTACTATAA
- a CDS encoding polysaccharide deacetylase family protein — MLLVYTHKISPRLKYVFKHICTRILGLEVRFTTKIEEFIAHDSLKMSYTKQQLGNEFFIKSHEILFEQGLNDVEINIQNWEDTKCFFFNGDKSAIPFDIFSASFYLLARYEEYLPHVKDSYGRFTATESLAYKEGFLRQPVVDIWAYKFKDALQRQFPEFKFPVRTYSIKPIIDVPTAYNYKLKGIIRTLGGTIKDLFSFKFRSLYHRFMVILGFMHDPFDTFKYIINRQKHVSFKFIFFFLIGDYSTYDKSINPNKKKFVSLIKHVADYCNVGLKASFFALDDISILKKEKLRMEEILNTSLKASRQSFSKLNLPESYRNLIELEIQEDYTMGYVNHIGFRAGSCTPFLFYDLDYEVQTPLLINPYHVMDYSLLKNQSLLDKKKVLNELINEVKKVNGEFVSVFHNYTFSNDVKWSGYKELFNLILDSTHEA, encoded by the coding sequence ATGCTTTTAGTTTACACACATAAAATATCACCACGCTTAAAATATGTTTTTAAACATATATGTACTCGCATTTTGGGTTTAGAGGTAAGATTTACAACCAAAATAGAAGAATTTATCGCGCATGATAGTTTAAAAATGTCGTACACCAAACAACAACTTGGTAACGAGTTTTTTATAAAAAGTCATGAAATATTATTTGAACAAGGACTTAATGATGTGGAGATTAATATTCAAAATTGGGAGGATACGAAGTGTTTCTTTTTTAACGGTGATAAAAGTGCTATTCCTTTTGATATTTTTTCGGCATCTTTTTATTTGCTAGCACGATATGAAGAGTATTTGCCACACGTAAAAGATTCTTATGGACGATTTACTGCTACAGAGAGTTTAGCTTACAAAGAAGGGTTTTTACGTCAACCTGTTGTAGATATTTGGGCATACAAATTTAAAGACGCTTTGCAAAGACAGTTCCCTGAATTTAAATTTCCAGTTAGAACTTATAGCATAAAACCTATAATTGATGTGCCAACAGCTTACAACTACAAGCTAAAAGGTATTATAAGAACTTTAGGAGGTACAATTAAAGACCTTTTTAGCTTTAAATTTAGAAGTTTATATCACAGGTTTATGGTAATACTTGGTTTCATGCACGATCCCTTTGATACCTTTAAGTATATTATAAACAGGCAAAAGCATGTTAGTTTTAAGTTTATATTCTTTTTTTTAATAGGCGATTATTCTACTTATGACAAAAGTATAAACCCTAACAAAAAGAAGTTCGTGTCACTTATTAAACATGTAGCAGATTACTGTAATGTAGGTTTAAAAGCTTCTTTTTTTGCATTAGATGATATATCAATTTTAAAAAAGGAAAAGTTAAGAATGGAAGAAATTTTAAATACAAGTTTAAAAGCTTCAAGACAATCTTTTTCTAAACTTAATTTGCCAGAATCTTACAGAAACTTGATAGAATTGGAAATACAAGAAGATTATACAATGGGTTATGTAAACCATATAGGTTTTAGAGCAGGCTCTTGTACGCCATTTTTATTTTACGATCTAGATTATGAAGTGCAAACCCCATTACTAATAAACCCATACCACGTAATGGACTATTCATTATTAAAAAACCAATCTTTATTAGATAAAAAGAAGGTTTTAAATGAACTTATTAATGAAGTGAAAAAAGTTAATGGTGAATTTGTTTCTGTATTTCATAATTATACTTTTAGTAATGATGTTAAATGGAGCGGATATAAAGAATTGTTTAATTTAATTTTAGATTCAACACATGAAGCTTAA
- a CDS encoding YjjG family noncanonical pyrimidine nucleotidase: protein MKLKGITDVFFDLDHTLWDFDKNSALTFEKIFNINNVNVSINDFLLHYEPINLKYWKLYREEKIEKEALRFSRLNDAFLAIDLKVEKELIYKLSEDYITHLTSFNHLFKNTFEILDYLSLNYKLHIITNGFDEVQHKKLTKSNIHQYFKTVTNSEMVGVKKPNPKIFNFALELAKTEVNKSIMIGDSYEADILGAQNIGMDVIFFDVNNMAINANIKQVNNLISLKNYL from the coding sequence ATGAAGCTTAAAGGAATAACAGATGTGTTTTTCGATTTAGATCATACCCTTTGGGATTTTGATAAAAATTCAGCATTAACATTTGAAAAAATATTCAATATTAATAATGTAAATGTTAGTATTAATGATTTTTTATTACACTACGAGCCAATAAATCTTAAATATTGGAAACTTTACAGAGAAGAAAAAATTGAAAAAGAAGCATTACGTTTTAGCAGGTTAAATGATGCTTTTTTGGCTATAGATTTAAAAGTTGAAAAAGAGCTTATTTATAAATTATCAGAAGATTATATCACACATTTAACATCATTTAACCACCTATTTAAAAACACCTTTGAGATTTTAGATTATTTAAGCCTGAATTATAAGCTCCATATTATAACCAATGGTTTTGATGAGGTACAGCATAAAAAGTTAACTAAATCTAACATTCATCAATATTTTAAAACTGTAACAAATTCCGAAATGGTAGGTGTTAAGAAGCCAAATCCTAAAATATTTAATTTTGCTCTAGAATTAGCTAAAACCGAAGTTAACAAAAGTATTATGATAGGAGATAGTTATGAAGCTGATATATTAGGTGCACAAAACATTGGGATGGATGTTATTTTTTTTGATGTAAATAATATGGCAATAAATGCTAATATTAAGCAGGTTAATAATTTAATTAGCCTAAAGAACTATCTGTAA
- a CDS encoding DUF5723 family protein, whose protein sequence is MKNISTIIIFILSCVSFSQNKQILYGFSEIPQSLLLNPGGKVNSDWHFGVPLLSHIHVNGGSSGVTLYEIFADDGIDFNTKLQNAVYGMSSKDFISFNQQMEIFSGGFAFGKTYEKNEYLSFGLYQELDFINYFPKDYAVLALEGNQNNINRVFNLSHLSASAELISVFHVGYNKKVNNKFTFGFRGKIYSSILNANSTKNKGRFVTVPGDNNFYKHIFDLDLQLRTSGIVSLTEDDSDFEVRDLTSRILFGGNLGLGFDVGFTHQINKQWTLDASLLDVGFITHNKDVENYSVNGNFIFEGINPIFPETGSSQTANEYWDDIEDDFEELFEVEETSTKYTTWRPVKLNASLNYAFGEKKEKECNCIKEDVGYLNEVGVQLFAMSRPKQPQVALTTYYYRRLFKGLRAKATYTLDSYSFNNIGLGLSAHLGNMNFYVMADNFLQYKNIYNAQSVSLQLGFNYIFNKNED, encoded by the coding sequence ATGAAAAACATAAGCACAATAATTATATTTATTTTGTCTTGTGTTTCGTTTTCTCAAAACAAGCAAATATTATATGGTTTTTCAGAAATACCACAATCTCTTTTACTAAATCCCGGAGGAAAAGTTAATAGCGATTGGCATTTTGGTGTACCATTATTATCGCATATTCATGTAAATGGAGGTTCATCAGGAGTTACGCTTTACGAGATTTTTGCAGATGATGGTATAGATTTTAATACCAAACTCCAGAATGCTGTGTATGGTATGAGTTCTAAAGATTTTATAAGTTTTAATCAGCAAATGGAAATTTTTTCAGGAGGGTTCGCTTTCGGAAAAACTTATGAGAAGAATGAATATTTAAGCTTTGGGTTATATCAGGAATTAGATTTTATCAACTATTTCCCCAAAGATTATGCAGTTTTAGCTTTAGAAGGAAATCAAAATAATATAAACAGAGTTTTTAATTTAAGTCATTTAAGCGCCTCAGCAGAATTAATTTCTGTTTTTCATGTGGGTTATAATAAAAAAGTAAATAATAAATTTACGTTTGGCTTTAGAGGGAAAATATATTCAAGTATTTTGAATGCAAACTCTACAAAAAACAAAGGAAGATTTGTAACCGTTCCTGGAGATAACAATTTTTACAAACATATTTTTGATTTAGATTTACAACTACGTACTTCTGGAATTGTTAGTTTAACTGAAGATGATTCAGATTTTGAAGTAAGAGATTTAACCAGTCGTATATTGTTTGGTGGCAATTTAGGATTGGGTTTTGATGTTGGTTTTACACACCAGATAAACAAACAATGGACTTTAGATGCTAGTTTATTAGATGTTGGTTTTATTACTCATAATAAAGATGTTGAAAATTATTCTGTAAACGGAAACTTTATTTTTGAAGGGATTAATCCCATTTTTCCAGAAACAGGAAGCAGTCAAACAGCCAATGAATATTGGGATGACATAGAAGACGATTTCGAAGAATTATTTGAAGTTGAAGAGACCTCAACTAAATATACAACATGGCGACCTGTAAAACTTAATGCTTCTTTAAATTATGCTTTTGGAGAAAAAAAAGAGAAGGAATGCAATTGTATTAAAGAAGATGTAGGATATTTAAATGAGGTAGGAGTACAATTATTTGCAATGAGCAGACCAAAGCAACCACAAGTAGCTTTAACCACATATTATTACAGAAGATTGTTTAAAGGGTTAAGGGCAAAGGCTACATACACCTTAGATTCGTACTCGTTTAATAATATAGGATTGGGTTTATCTGCGCACTTAGGAAACATGAATTTCTATGTAATGGCTGATAATTTTTTACAATATAAAAACATTTATAACGCACAAAGTGTATCTTTACAATTAGGGTTTAACTATATATTTAATAAAAATGAAGACTAA
- a CDS encoding replication-associated recombination protein A, giving the protein MNANEPLAERLRPKVLEDYVSQKHLVGKNGVLTQHIKQGLIPSMIFWGPPGTGKTTLANIIATESGRPFYTLSAINSGVKDIRDVIEKAKQSGGLFTTKNPILFIDEIHRFSKSQQDSLLQAVEKGWITLIGATTENPSFEVISALLSRCQVYILNAFDKADLETLLNRAIEHDELMSKKIITLKETSALLKLSGGDARKLLNIFELIVNSFDAETIEITDKLVLQKVQNNTVRYDKTGEQHYDIISAFIKSIRGSDPNGAVYWLARMIEGGEDVKFIARRMLISASEDIGNANPTALVIANNTFQAVATIGYPESRIILSQCATYLACSPKSNASYKAIGIAQQLVKETGDLSVPLEIRNAPTKLMKELGYGDNYKYAHNYEGNFANQEFLPDDIKNTKLYDPGNNARENAHREFLKQRWKDKYGY; this is encoded by the coding sequence ATGGAGTTTTAACACAGCATATAAAGCAGGGTTTGATTCCATCTATGATTTTTTGGGGGCCTCCAGGTACAGGTAAAACCACACTTGCTAATATTATTGCAACTGAATCTGGTAGACCTTTTTATACTTTAAGTGCCATAAATTCTGGTGTTAAAGATATTAGAGATGTTATTGAAAAGGCGAAACAAAGTGGCGGATTATTCACTACAAAAAACCCTATTTTGTTTATTGATGAGATTCATAGATTTAGTAAATCTCAACAAGACTCCTTACTACAAGCGGTTGAAAAAGGTTGGATTACTTTAATAGGTGCTACTACTGAAAATCCAAGTTTTGAGGTAATTTCGGCTTTATTATCACGTTGTCAGGTTTATATTTTGAATGCTTTTGATAAAGCTGATTTGGAAACCCTATTAAATCGAGCAATTGAACATGATGAATTAATGTCTAAAAAAATTATCACACTTAAAGAAACTAGTGCTTTATTAAAACTTTCTGGAGGTGATGCTAGAAAATTACTCAATATATTTGAGCTTATTGTAAATTCTTTTGATGCTGAAACTATTGAAATTACTGACAAATTAGTTTTACAAAAAGTTCAGAATAACACGGTGCGTTACGATAAAACCGGAGAACAGCATTACGACATCATTTCGGCATTTATAAAGTCTATTCGTGGTAGTGACCCCAATGGAGCTGTATATTGGCTAGCGCGAATGATTGAAGGTGGCGAAGATGTAAAATTTATAGCCAGACGAATGCTTATTTCTGCAAGTGAAGATATAGGTAATGCAAACCCAACAGCATTAGTTATTGCTAATAATACGTTTCAAGCAGTTGCAACTATTGGGTACCCAGAATCTAGAATTATTTTAAGTCAGTGTGCTACTTATTTGGCGTGTTCGCCAAAAAGTAATGCATCTTATAAAGCAATTGGTATTGCACAACAATTGGTAAAAGAAACTGGTGATTTATCTGTTCCTTTAGAAATTAGAAATGCGCCCACAAAACTTATGAAAGAGTTAGGTTATGGTGATAATTACAAGTATGCACATAATTACGAAGGCAATTTTGCCAATCAGGAATTTTTACCTGACGATATTAAAAACACCAAACTCTATGACCCTGGAAACAATGCAAGAGAAAATGCACATCGCGAGTTTTTAAAACAACGTTGGAAAGATAAGTATGGTTATTAA